From the genome of Methanobrevibacter smithii ATCC 35061, one region includes:
- a CDS encoding sodium-dependent transporter has protein sequence MAKTKDKNEWGSNLSFLLAMIGSAVGLGNIWRYPYVLYSNGGGAFFIPYIVAILIMGIPFLILEYGVGYNFKSSFPKAVKSISKKWEYLGWFLPVAVFMILIYYSAILGWDGFYVIISAFKGWGADPNAYFTGSFLQANDTLGGLGTFVPFVAIAMLVGWVIMWVISHTDLEKGLGRVSKVLVPLLFAIMIFIVLFSLTLPGAGIGLAELYNPDWSLLLNFNIWMAAFGQMIFSLSLGMSIAFTYASYTKDDSDLVSNALWVTVANCGFENFAAIGVFSILGYMSLQSGVAVPDLVTQGTGLVFIVYPTVFNVLGDWASVIGPLFFFTVYLAGLTSILSTIEPLSFSIQNKFGWSRNKTMTILCVFGAAVSMIYATAMGSYILGIADTFVNQIAILIGVIFECIIFAWIFKAENIIPKLNAKSKSIKLGKWWLVVVKYVLPIFIAIVWVGGILEVISSGSMLELAILAILTVILLGATFIFTKLPAKSGEWDEVKQRL, from the coding sequence GATATCCTTATGTTTTGTACAGTAATGGTGGTGGAGCATTTTTCATACCATATATTGTTGCAATTTTGATTATGGGGATTCCCTTTTTAATTTTGGAATATGGTGTCGGATATAATTTTAAATCTTCTTTTCCAAAAGCGGTTAAAAGCATTTCAAAGAAATGGGAGTATTTAGGTTGGTTTTTACCAGTAGCTGTTTTCATGATTCTTATTTATTATTCAGCTATTCTTGGTTGGGACGGATTTTATGTAATTATCTCAGCATTTAAAGGCTGGGGAGCTGATCCAAATGCCTATTTCACAGGCAGTTTCCTTCAGGCAAATGATACTTTAGGTGGTCTTGGTACTTTTGTGCCTTTTGTAGCTATTGCAATGCTTGTAGGATGGGTTATAATGTGGGTCATTTCCCATACTGACTTGGAAAAAGGTTTAGGTAGGGTTTCTAAAGTTTTAGTACCTTTATTATTTGCTATAATGATTTTTATTGTACTTTTCTCTTTAACATTACCTGGAGCAGGTATCGGACTTGCAGAGCTGTACAATCCTGACTGGAGTCTGTTGCTTAACTTCAATATTTGGATGGCTGCATTTGGTCAGATGATATTTTCATTAAGTTTAGGTATGTCTATTGCATTTACCTATGCAAGCTATACCAAGGATGATTCAGATTTGGTTTCCAATGCATTATGGGTAACTGTAGCTAACTGCGGTTTTGAAAACTTTGCAGCTATTGGTGTGTTTTCAATTCTCGGATATATGTCACTTCAAAGCGGTGTGGCAGTGCCTGATTTGGTAACTCAGGGAACTGGATTGGTATTTATTGTATATCCTACTGTATTTAATGTTCTTGGTGATTGGGCTTCTGTAATTGGACCGCTATTCTTCTTTACAGTATATTTGGCCGGTCTGACAAGTATTTTATCAACAATTGAACCTTTATCATTTTCCATCCAAAACAAATTCGGATGGTCACGTAATAAAACCATGACTATTTTATGCGTCTTCGGTGCAGCTGTTTCAATGATTTATGCAACGGCTATGGGTTCATATATTCTGGGAATAGCCGATACATTTGTTAATCAGATAGCTATTTTAATTGGTGTTATATTTGAATGTATTATATTTGCCTGGATATTTAAAGCAGAAAACATTATTCCTAAACTCAATGCAAAAAGCAAATCAATTAAATTAGGTAAATGGTGGCTTGTTGTAGTTAAATATGTATTGCCGATTTTCATTGCAATTGTATGGGTTGGAGGAATTTTGGAAGTTATCTCCTCAGGATCCATGTTGGAATTGGCTATTCTGGCTATTTTAACAGTAATATTACTTGGTGCCACATTTATATTTACTAAACTGCCTGCAAAATCAGGGGAATGGGATGAAGTCAAACAGAGACTTTAA
- a CDS encoding sodium-dependent transporter codes for MANEKNEWGSNISFLLAMIGSAVGLGNIWRFPYVLYSNGGGAFYIPYITAVLILGIPFLILEYGVGYNFKSSFPKAIRSISKKWEYLGWFLPVAIFMILVYYISILGWDGFYVILSAFKGWGADPNNYFTNTFLQSTESVSGIATIVPIIAISILAGWFILWFISHRNLEDGIGRVSKALVPLLFIIMIGIVIFSLTLPGAGIGLSQLFNPDWSLLGDFNIWMAAFGQIIFSLSLGMCIAFTYASYAQDDSDLVSNVLYVAVANCGFENFAAIGVFSILGYMSLQSGVAVPDLVTQGTGLVFIVYPEVFNVLGGIANIIGPLFFFTVYLAGITSVLALLEPVSVSIQNKFDWTRNKTVTVLCIVGGACSMIYATAMGSYILGIADTFLNQIALLIGVICECILFAWIFDAGKIIPSLNKNSKTLKIGKWWIVAVKYIIPIVLGFVWIGGLFGVISSGSFVELSILAILTVILIGFTVILKKLPAKSKDWDETQQRL; via the coding sequence ATGGCAAATGAAAAAAATGAATGGGGAAGCAATATCTCATTTCTGCTGGCTATGATAGGTTCTGCAGTTGGACTTGGTAATATCTGGAGATTTCCTTATGTTCTCTATAGCAATGGTGGAGGAGCATTTTACATTCCATATATTACAGCAGTACTGATTTTAGGTATTCCGTTTCTGATTTTGGAATATGGCGTAGGATATAATTTTAAATCTTCTTTTCCAAAGGCAATTAGAAGCATTTCAAAGAAATGGGAATATTTAGGCTGGTTTTTACCTGTAGCTATTTTTATGATTCTGGTTTACTATATTTCAATTCTCGGATGGGACGGATTTTATGTAATCCTGTCTGCATTTAAGGGATGGGGAGCAGATCCGAACAATTACTTTACAAATACCTTTTTGCAATCAACAGAATCTGTCAGCGGTATTGCAACGATTGTGCCGATAATAGCTATATCAATTCTTGCAGGATGGTTTATATTGTGGTTTATTTCACACAGAAACCTGGAAGACGGAATAGGCAGGGTTTCAAAAGCATTAGTGCCATTGTTATTTATCATAATGATTGGTATTGTAATATTTTCTCTAACATTACCTGGAGCAGGTATCGGACTTTCACAGCTCTTTAATCCTGACTGGAGTTTGTTAGGTGACTTCAATATTTGGATGGCTGCATTTGGTCAGATTATATTCTCCCTAAGTTTGGGAATGTGTATTGCATTTACCTATGCCAGCTATGCTCAGGATGACTCTGATCTGGTTTCAAATGTTTTGTATGTTGCAGTGGCAAACTGCGGTTTTGAAAACTTTGCAGCTATTGGTGTGTTTTCAATTCTCGGATATATGTCACTTCAAAGCGGTGTGGCAGTGCCTGATTTGGTAACTCAGGGAACCGGTTTGGTATTTATTGTATATCCTGAAGTATTTAATGTGCTTGGTGGCATAGCTAATATTATCGGACCGTTATTCTTCTTTACAGTATATTTAGCTGGTATAACAAGTGTTTTAGCATTGCTTGAACCGGTATCCGTATCTATTCAGAATAAGTTTGATTGGACCCGTAATAAAACAGTAACTGTTTTATGTATTGTTGGAGGAGCCTGTTCAATGATTTATGCAACGGCTATGGGTTCATATATTCTGGGAATAGCCGATACATTTTTAAATCAGATAGCTCTGCTGATTGGGGTTATATGTGAATGTATACTATTTGCATGGATATTTGATGCAGGTAAAATCATCCCGTCACTTAATAAGAATAGTAAAACCTTAAAAATTGGCAAATGGTGGATAGTTGCAGTTAAATATATTATTCCGATTGTTTTAGGATTTGTATGGATTGGAGGACTGTTTGGAGTTATATCTTCCGGTTCATTTGTGGAATTAAGTATTTTAGCTATTTTGACTGTTATTCTAATTGGCTTTACTGTTATACTTAAGAAATTACCTGCAAAATCCAAAGATTGGGATGAAACACAGCAAAGACTTTAA